From a region of the Corvus cornix cornix isolate S_Up_H32 chromosome 2, ASM73873v5, whole genome shotgun sequence genome:
- the LOC109143994 gene encoding obscurin-like, giving the protein MLEVKALRNALFPLTERKHLFPSWLFQCQNVISFPQGTSLLTDSDRVHQGKEGTTYFLIVDNAALDDGGVYTCVAKNAGGEVLCKAELVVREAKKDQEGKKVATRRKLHSHYEVKQEIGRGCFSFVKRVVHKGNRVSCAAKFIPLRSKTKARAHQERDILASLSHDRITRLLDEFETRKTLILVLELCSNEELLDRLFKKSVVTEAEVKLYIKQILEGIKYLHDNNILHLDIKPLNILMVYPEREDLKICDFGFAQRITPVEPQYSKYGSPEFVAPEIVSQSPVSKATDIWAVGVITYLSLTCKSPFAGENDRKTLLNIQNGEISWTIPDVVHLSEDAKDFMKGILQQHPKARPSALDCLSHKWFMHNVPLEAAHFINTKQLKFIVARSKWQRSLMCYKSILVMRSIPEILERTHDNTSLAISRHLIEESTSSSTSGSSSDNENSNFPQKRHFGSTPELHSPIFDAPSHPEPLKRASEREHSKASIPPVKPMRRKYASTKAEVGDRSPPESKELMASILQEKEERLQPSLQVELSQRSGAAEPSSLRDSTESTSLPHQKEKPDTSLSEKDRVEEAGHGTEKPSACVPRQSVIKSTFYSQATELPSRPPSSPGREFRRHLDRARRTLRKAGYSKVPLSGLREPLLEQFELEEEEEEGGEDDRRESLLGSLTKSASFDTARKPPHPAIAGASRSHSLDDYRLRASRSLREQDILEEDCDVLSQESCPEGSDHCDTSTGPGKGCSADATEQGDIRRASKDCSGEKPSPSTHCEGNGCPPAFIQQVEGLPVSPHRSENRKRLLRKSKATEIEEDTECLESKSPIPTAQCSGVTASSAPKHESMEGKSASARASDSAFQEGKESISTLTQSEITSKSSPPSKGGVCLSQESAPTGTHPDLTGGSLLIKRAAPAPPWKDKRQKHSDEKTSAPCAAESEPMEHESSAVPTEQTETDSLPVFKDRSQEIPGKSVPAATVMVGKRPGTITPGEGAPQKLKIRKEVRSAVLEDAGVGVTGITSPSAHGGESQTYKKGPVYLDTASAVLKGEQLAVSKIPPPGSVPAPVSDGAQQAHSKEKFAALRSKSPAVTEIVSSLAHEGAEPQEAPEGHGSEPAALESTHPARVVSSQSTVLPQVWESENQEHPEVSLHSEMRSVVTAGGSRAAGQAVAAPFPKAGHGVFEEDRAGILDRLESGSPGALTASQPEVAPASAYELECEEYPEVYGEDGGIALESGRSDAGKAVPPLLRGDHGQEMSHHRSSFYSDEESAVLEGLVDEMVSLSEEMNVWAESVSGEKESRKHISPRTHMFYKGSQAHMDTFPSVQQGGRGEVSEQDDLAEPYLALSEEPGVLEGQGARIVPHECEQLEDLAFETPPSSRESISSTESLDTGKRPIHVPVIKDTGKHPEVSLVKIKDLADETPSLGSGPQKFDISEVEPAYLNFSDLYDIVYFPFEFLSYKKPSPKPVPRRFMLLERARSPPAGHLHKDKRLCIREQEDKNRKNRLEISEDSKATNLLAMGKGAENHKEMYSSQKYSSGKQKSSFHTKPGLFKPYARSHSVEQSVEQSLKKKVKASVAHISRILKGKMSPEPEEEFGELESEAAEKELLVGAEGSLKRKSALPSFKLPSLIPKEKAPLFVEELMDQAVAAGQCVTLSCRTAAHSSLHINWFRDGIPVQSSSRILISSTLKHFQLLTILSVNAEDFGIYTCVATNSLGSASTSCVIRKAEVPPSPPPPDIVEVYKDGVQMVWKPVETNIPVHYTVQCKTEDGEWTTLASDITDCCYYARNLPQGFIYHFRTACTNKAGMGPYSNPSTKVKITGKDQMELRAATQEFPSAASEDESEMITPPEPFPTYQTYAFQTEIKRGRFSIVRQCREKVSGKTLAAKIIPYWQEDKQAVLLEYQVLRKLHHTNIAQLKGAYVSPRHLVLIQEMCVGPELLHSLALRTSYSEVEVRDYLWQILSATEYLHAHNILHLDLRSENMIITEPNLLKLLDFGNAQFYTPDKFITMDKCSDYVETMAPELLTEQGALPQTDIWSVGITAFIMLSANYPISSDAPCEFLRTARKGKLKLTRCYAGLSGGAVSFLQSTLCANPWGRPSASECLQSPWLQETGLDNRQQALVTFPTIKLRNFLMEREKKRGLLCSKYGLMIAQ; this is encoded by the exons GTCAAACTGTATATCAAGCAAATTTTGGAAGGAATCAAATATCTTCATGACAACAACATCCTTCATTTGGACATCAAG CCACTGAATATCCTCATGGTTTATCCTGAGAGGGAAGACCTGAAGATCTGTGACTTCGGATTTGCCCAGAGGATCACACCCGTGGAGCCTCAGTACAGCAAATATGGCTCTCCAGAGTTTGTTGCCCCAGAAATTGTTTCCCAGTCACCAGTGTCAAAAGCAACTGATATCTG GGCTGTTGGAGTCATCACATATTTAAG CCTCACGTGCAAGTCTCCGTTTGCTGGGGAGAACGACAGGAAAACTCTCCTAAATATCCAGAACGGGGAAATTTCATGGACCATTCCTGATGTTGTTCACTTGAGTGAAGATGCAAAGGACTTCATGAAAGggatcctgcagcagcaccccaa AGCCAGGCCGAGTGCTTTGGACTGTCTTTCCCACAAGTGGTTCATG CATAATGTCCCTCTTGAAGCAGCTCATTTCATTAATACCAAGCAGCTCAAATTCATTGTGGCTCGGAGCAAATGGCAG cgCTCCCTGATGTGCTACAAATCCATCCTGGTGATGAGGTCCATCCCAGAAATCCTCGAAAGGACCCACGACAACACCTCCCTGGCCATCTCCCGACACCTCATTGAGGAAAGCACTTCATCCAGCACCAGTGGCTCCTCTTCGGACAATGAGAACTCAAATTTCCCCCAAAAGAGGCACTTTGGCTCCACCCCTGAACTACACTCGCCCATATTTGATGCCCCAAGTCATCCCGAGCCTCTGAAACGTGCAAGTGAACGGGAGCACTCCAAAGCCTCCATCCCTCCAGTAAAACCCATGAGGAGGAAATATGCTTCCACGAAGGCTGAGGTGGGGGACAGATCACCCCCAGAAAGCAAAGAGCTCATGGCGAGTATTTtacaggagaaagaggagaggctccagcccagccttcaAGTAGAGCTGTCCCAAAGAAGTGGTGCTGCTGAGCCTTCATCCCTGAGAGATTCCACGGAAAGCACATCGCTTCCgcatcagaaagaaaaaccagacaCATCTTTATCTGAAAAGGACAGAGTTGAAGAGGCAGGGCATGGGACAGAAAAGCCATCTGCCTGTGTTCCCAGGCAGAGTGTCATTAAAAGCACCTTCTACAGCCAAGCAACTGAGCTGCCTTCAAGGCCACCTTCCTCACCAGGCAGGGAGTTCAGAAGGCACCTGGACAGAGCCAGAAGGACTTTGAGGAAGGCAGGGTATTCAAAGGTGCCCCTCAGTGGTCTCCGTGAACCCCTCCTTGAGCAGTTTGAactggaagaagaagaagaagaaggaggagaagatgATCGCAGGGAAAGCCTGCTGGGATCCTTGACCAAATCCGCATCGTTTGACACTGCCAGGAAGCCACCACACCCTGCCATTGCTGGTGCCAGCCGCAGCCATTCCCTGGATGACTACAGGCTGAGAGCCTCCAGATCCTTGAGGGAGCAAGATATTTTGGAGGAGGACTGTGATGTATTGTCCCAGGAGAGCTGCCCTGAAGGCAGTGATCACTGCGACACTTCCACAGGGCCTGGCAAGGGATGTTCTGCAGATGCAACAGAGCAAGGGGACATCAGGAGAGCCAGCAAGGACTGCTCAGGAGAGAAGCCCTCTCCCTCCACACACTGTGAGGGGAATGGGTGCCCACCTGCTTTTATACAACAAGTAGAGGGACTTCCAGTGTCACCTCACAGGAGTGAGAATAGGAAACGTTTACTGAGGAAGTCAAAAGCCACTGAGATTGAGGAGGACACTGAATgtttggaaagcaaaagcccCATTCCGACTGCCCAGTGCTCAGGTGTAACAGCATCATCAGCTCCAAAACATGAGAGCATGGAGGGCAAATCTGCCTCTGCCCGTGCCTCTGACTCTGCTTTTCAGGAGGGCAAAGAGTCCATTTCAACCCTCACACAGTCGGAGATCACCTCCAAGTCATCTCCTCCGAGTAAGGGAGGGGTGTGTCTGTCCCAGGAGTCTGCTCCCACCGGCACCCACCCAGATCTAACAGGTGGAAGCTTGCTTATCAaaagggcagccccagccccaccttGGAAAGACAAAAGGCAGAAACATTCAGATGAAAAGACTTCTGCTCCTTGCGCTGCTGAATCTGAACCCATGGAGCATGAAAGCTCCGCTGTTCCTacagaacaaacagaaaccGATTCACTTCCAGTATTTAAAGACAGAAGTCAGGAAATTCCTGGGAAAAGTGTTCCAGCAGCTACTGTCATGGTGGGCAAACGACCAGGTACAATCACACCTGGTGAAGGTGCTCCTCAGAAGCTGAAGATCCGTAAAGAGGTGAGATCTGCTGTCCTGGAAGATGCAGGAGTGGGTGTTACAGGAATCACTTCACCATCAGCCCACGGTGGTGAAAGCCAAACATACAAGAAGGGTCCTGTTTACTTAGACACAGCATCAGCTGTCCTGAAGGGAGAGCAACTCGCTGTTTCCAAAATCCCACCACCAGGATCAGTGCCAGCTCCGGTCTCAGATGGAGCACAGCAGGCTCACAGTAAGGAGAAATTTGCTGCTCTGAGGAGTAAAAGCCCAGCTGTCACCGAGATTGTTTCCAGTTTGGCCCATGAAGGAGCTGAACCCCAGGAGGCTCCTGAAGGCCATGGCTCAGagcctgctgctctggagagcaCACACCCAGCCAGAGTTGTGTCCTCCCAAAGCACTGTCCTCCCTCAGGTCTGGGAGAGTGAAAATCAGGAACATCCAGAGGTGTCACTTCACAGTGAGATGAGATCTGTTGTGACAGCAGGTGGAAGCCGAGCAGCTGgacaggctgtggctgctcctttCCCCAAGGCTGGACATGGGGTGTTTGAggaggacagggctgggattttGGATAGGCTGGAGAGTGGGAGCCCAGGTGCATTAACTGCTTCACAACCAGAAGTTGCTCCAGCTTCAGCCTATGAACTGGAATGTGAGGAATATCCAGAAGTTTATGGTGAGGATGGAGGCATTGCCTTAGAAAGTGGAAGATCCGATGCTGGAAAAGCTGTCCCACCACTGCTCCGCGGGGATCATGGTCAGGAGATGTCACATCACAGATCATCTTTCTACAGTGATGAGGagtctgctgtgctggagggctTAGTGGACGAGATGGTTTCCCTCTCTGAGGAGATGAATGTTTGGGCAGAGTCAGTttctggagagaaggaaagcaggaagcaCATTTCTCCTCGCACACATATGTTCTACAAAGGCAGCCAAGCACACATGGACACCTTCCCTTCCGTCCAACAGGGTGGAAGAGGAGAAGTCTCCGAGCAGGATGACCTTGCAGAACCCTACCTTGCCCTGAGTGAGGAGCCAGGAGTCCTGGAAGGGCAGGGAGCACGGATAGTTCCTCATGAATGTGAGCAACTGGAGGACTTGGCATTTGAGACCCCCCCTTCCAGCCGAGAGAGCATTTCCTCAACAGAGAGCTTGGACACTGGAAAAAGACCCATCCACGTGCCAGTGATCAAGGACACTGGCAAACACCCTGAAGTTTCTTTGGTGAAAATCAAAGACCTGGCAGATGAAACACCCAGTCTTGGCAGTGGCCCTCAAAAATTTGACATCTCAGAGGTGGAGCCTGCCTATTTGAATTTCTCGGATTTGTACGACATAGTCTATTTTCCATTTGAGTTTCTGAGCTATAAGAAGCCTTCACCCAAACCAGTTCCTAGACGGTTCATGCTTCTTGAAAGGGCAAGGTCCCCTCCTGCAGGACATCTCCATAAGGATAAAAGACTGTGCATCAGGGAACAGGAAGACAAGAACAGGAAGAACCGCTTGGAAATATCTGAGGATTCAAAGGCAACTAACTTACTAGCCATGGGGAAAGGGGCAGAGAACCACAAAGAAATGTATAGCTCCCAAAAGTACTCcagtggaaagcagaaaagctcCTTCCACACCAAGCCTGGACTCTTTAAGCCATATGCAAGGTCTCACTCAGTGGAGCAGTCGGTGGAGCAGAGTctgaagaagaaagtaaaagctTCTGTTGCCCATATTTCAAGAATCCTAAAAGGAAAGATGTCTCCTGAGCCAGAGGAAG AGTTTGGTGAGCTGGAAAGTGAGGCAGCAGAAAAGGAGCTGTTGGTAGGGGCCGAAGGATCGCTGAAGAGGAAATCAGCACTGCCTTCATTCAAGCTACCAAGCCTCATCCCAAAGGAGAAAG CCCCATTGTTCGTTGAGGAGCTCATGGACCAGGCTGTGGCCGCTGGACAGTGCGTGACGCTCTCGTGCCGGACGGCAGCTCACTCCTCCCTGCACATCAACTGGTTCAGAG ATGGGATACCTGTCCAGAGCAGCAGCCGGATCCTCATCTCATCCACACTCAAACACTTCCAGCTGTTAACGATCCTCTCTGTTAATGCTGAGGATTTTGGAATTTACACCTGTGTGGCTACAAACTCCCTGGGCTCAGCATCCACCTCTTGTGTCATACGGAAAGCAG AGGTTCCCCCCAGCCCTCCACCCCCTGACATCGTTGAGGTCTACAAGGATGGAGTACAGATGGTTTGGAAACCTGTGGAAACCAACATCCCTGTCCATTACACTGTCCAGTGCAAGACTGAAG ATGGGGAGTGGACGACTCTCGCTTCTGACATCACCGACTGCTGCTACTACGCCAGAAATCTCCCCCAGGGGTTCATCTACCACTTCAGGACAGCCTGCACCAACAAGGCAGGGATGGGCCCCTACAGCAACCCCTCTACCAAAGTGAAAATCACTGGGAAGGATCAGATGG agcttCGTGCTGCCACGCAGGAGTTCCCATCAGCTGCTTCTGAAGACGAGAGTGAAATGATCACACCACCTGAGCCCTTCCCTACCTACCAGACCTACGCCTTCCAAACCGAGATCAAAAG GGGCCGATTCAGCATCGTCCGGCAGTGCCGGGAGAAGGTGAGCGGCAAGACTTTGGCTGCTAAAATCATCCCTTACTGGCAAGAGGACaagcaggctgtgctgctggagtaCCAGGTGCTGAGGAAGCTTCACCACACAAACATAGCCCAGCTGAAGGGCGCCTACGTCAGCCCACGGCACTTGGTGCTGATCCAGGAGATGTGTGTGGGACCAGAGCTGCTCCACTCTTTGGCGTTACG AACATCGTACTCAGAGGTGGAGGTCCGAGACTACCTGTGGCAGATCCTCAGTGCCACCGAGTACCTCCATGCACACAACATCCTGCACCTGGACCTCAGGTCTGAGAACATGATCATCACTGAGCCCAACTTGCTGAAACTCCTGGATTTTGGGAACGCACAGTTCTACACACCAGACAAATTTATTACCATGGACAAATGCTCGGACTATGTCGAAACCATGG CTCCAGAACTGCTGACAGAGCAAGGAGCCCTTCCCCAGACTGATATCTGGTCCGTCGGAATCACAGCCTTCATCAT GTTGAGTGCCAACTACCCCATCAGCTCTGATGCACCCTGTGAATTCCTGAGAACAGCCAGGAAGGGCAAACTGAAGCTCACGCGGTGCTATGCGGGTCTCTCCGGGGGAGCAGTGTCCTTCCTCCAGAGCACTCTGTGTGCAAACCCTTG GGGAAGGCCGTCAGCCTCCGAGTGCCTTCAGAGCCCATGGCTCCAGGAGACAGGTTTGGACAACAGGCAGCAAGCACTGGTCACCTTCCCCACCATCAAACtgaggaatttcctcatggaacGGGAAAAGAAGAGGGGACTGCTGTGCTCCAAGTATGGCCTCATGATTGCACAGTGA
- the LOC104686389 gene encoding 7-alpha-hydroxycholest-4-en-3-one 12-alpha-hydroxylase: protein MVLWVILLCTLVSSLLGGLYVLGVFRRQRPNEPPLEKGTIPWLGYLLEFRKDSSEFLKRMQRKYGDVFTVLIGGYYFTFVMDPFCFGTIVKESRSKLDFRTSAIQLVMQVFGYKATEATHSIVHTSSTKHLMGDGLTVLTQATMESFRKLLLFNLSSGEKRVWQEENLFHYCYNIVFRAGYLALYGTEPSRGAGNKEEAEEQDRLHSNQLFQEFRKYDRLFPHLAFAMLPPKDKREAERLKRHFWNVLSVKKAWQKDNISGWISDQDQLLSENGVPEYMRDRFMFMLLWASQGNTGPTAFWLLLYLLKHPEALKAVRDEVDKVSRESGQEMKAGSPTVTVTRDMLNQTPLLDSALEETLRLVAAPMLVRAVLEDTSLRTSSGTEFTLRRGDRLALFPHISVQMNPEIHEEPHKFKYDRFVNPDGTKKDFYRNGKKLKFVNMPWGAGVSTCPGRFFATAEMKLFVFLMLSHFDLELVNEEEEIPAIDISRWGFGTMQPVHDVRFRYRPRF, encoded by the coding sequence ATGGTGCTGTGGGTGATTCTCCTCTGTACCTTGGTGTCATCGCTGCTCGGTGGGCTCTATGTCCTGGGTGTATTTCGGAGACAGAGACCCAATGAGCCGCCCCTGGAGAAAGGTACCATTCCCTGGCTGGGCTACCTGCTGGAATTCAGAAAGGACAGCTCAGAGTTTCTCAAAAGGATGCAGAGGAAATACGGGGATGTTTTCACGGTGCTGATCGGTGGCTATTACTTCACCTTCGTGATGGATCCCTTCTGCTTTGGCACCATCGTGAAGGAATCACGATCTAAACTGGACTTTAGGACTTCTGCAATTCAGTTGGTCATGCAGGTTTTTGGCTACAAGGCCACCGAAGCCACTCATAGCATAGTTCATACCTCGAGCACAAAGCACCTGATGGGAGATGGCCTCACTGTCCTCACACAAGCCACCATGGAGAGCTTTCggaagctgctgctcttcaACCTGAGCTCAGGAGAGAAGCGAGTGTGGCAGGAGGAAAACCTCTTCCACTACTGCTACAACATTGTCTTCAGGGCCGGGTACCTGGCTCTGTATGGCACCGAGCCATCCCGAGGGGCAGGGAACAAGGAGGAAGCTGAAGAGCAGGATCGCCTCCACTCCAACCAGCTCTTCCAGGAATTTCGGAAGTACGACCGCCTCTTTCCTCACCTGGCCTTTGCTATGTTGCCTCCCAAGGACAAAAGAGAAGCTGAGCGGCTGAAGAGACACTTCTGGAACGTGCTGTCTGTGAAGAAGGCCTGGCAGAAGGACAATATCAGTGGCTGGATAAGCGATCAAGACCAGCTTCTGTCAGAAAATGGTGTCCCCGAGTACATGCGGGATCGTTTCATGTTCATGCTCCTCTGGGCATCCCAAGGCAACACGGGCCCAACTGCATTCTGGCTCCTCTTGTATCTGCTGAAACATCCAGAGGCTCTGAAGGCTGTGAGAGATGAGGTGGATAAAGTCTCGAGGGAGAGTGGGCAGGAGATGAAGGCAGGGAGCCCCACAGTTACCGTCACTAGGGACATGCTGAACCAGACTCCCCTGCTGGACAGTGCCTTGGAGGAGACCCTGAGGCTAGTGGCGGCCCCGATGCTGGTCAGAGCTGTCCTCGAGGACACCAGCCTGAGGACAAGCAGTGGAACAGAGTTCACCCTCCGCAGGGGAGACAGGTTGGCTCTGTTCCCACACATCTCTGTGCAGATGAACCCAGAAATCCATGAGGAGCCTCACAAATTTAAGTATGACCGATTCGTAAACCCAGATGGCACCAAGAAGGATTTCTACAGAAACGGGAAGAAGCTGAAATTTGTCAACATGCCATGGGGGGCAGGAGTTTCCACCTGTCCTGGGAGGTTCTTTGCCACAGCTGAAATGAAACTGTTTGTGTTCTTGATGCTGAGTCACTTTGACCTGGAGCTGGTcaatgaggaggaggagatccCAGCCATAGACATCAGCCGCTGGGGATTCGGGACGATGCAGCCTGTCCACGACGTTCGCTTCAGATACCGGCCACGCTTTTAA
- the ACKR2 gene encoding atypical chemokine receptor 2, with translation MEAGEEAPLPGTAWNAYVSKFSHGNAAGSPLSNTTSRVTATTTDPWLDAANSSQYPYEYLDEEDYGLYGLCTKEEVLSFSRVFLPSFYTVIFLVGMAGNALLFIVLLMYIKKKKKMTELYLLNLVVSDFFLLLTLPFWALHISQWVTWDILCPVLNAMYTLNFYSGIFFVSCMSLDMYLQIVHACSPHSSMVWRNSILVLLVMWILSIALSIPDGLFTSTRQIHNETIMCTQDYGQEHLFWKVVFQVIQNILGFLFPFLFMTFCYCRIACVLSTSQIPGSRRALCLVLTLVGVFFVLWCPYNVVLILHSLQDVGVIRSCESSRKLDYALQITESLSFVHCCLNPLLYAFVKKRFRAYLWKIPQAIFRRGAFFPTQESQTSPSGSRYPVEIEILSITNAS, from the exons ATGGAAGCAGGAGAAGAAGCTCCT ctgccTGGAACTGCCTGGAATGCATATGTAAGCAAATTTAGTCATGGAAACGCAGCAG GCAGCCCCTTGTCAAACACAACCTCAAGAGTGACAGCAACAACCACAGACCCGTGGCTGGATGCTGCCAATTCAAGTCAGTACCCGTATGAGTACCTGGATGAGGAGGATTATGGGCTCTATGGCCTCTGCACCAAAGAGGAGGTGCTCTCCTTCAGCAGGGTGTTCTTGCCATCATTTTACACCGTGATCTTCCTGGTTGGCATGGCTGGGAATGCCCTCCTGTTTATTGTCCTCCTCATGTacatcaagaagaaaaagaagatgacTGAGCTGTACCTGCTGAACCTGGTAGTTTCAGACTTCTTCCTGCTACTGACCCTTCCTTTCTGGGCTCTACACATTTCTCAGTGGGTCACCTGGGACATCTTGTGCCCGGTCTTAAACGCCATGTACACTCTGAACTTCTACAGTGGCATCTTCTTTGTGAGCTGCATGAGCTTGGACATGTATCTGCAGATAGTTCATGCTTGCTCGCCTCACAGCTCCATGGTGTGGAGGAATTCCATCCTCGTCTTGTTGGTGATGTGGATCCTTTCCATAGCTCTCTCCATTCCTGATGGCCTCTTCACCAGCACAAGACAAATCCACAACGAAACCATCATGTGCACCCAGGATTATGGCCAGGAACACTTATTCTGGAAAGTTGTCTTTCAGGTGATTCAAAACATCCTGGgattccttttccccttcctcttcatGACGTTCTGCTACTGCCGCATTGCGTGTGTCCTCAGCACCTCGCAGATACCTGGCTCCAGGAGAGCTCTCTGCTTAGTCCTTACTCTGGTGGGGGTCTTCTTTGTCCTGTGGTGTCCTTACAATGTTGTCCTCATCCTCCACTCCCTACAAGATGTCGGTGTGATCAGGAGCTGTGAAAGCAGTAGGAAACTGGACTATGCCTTGCAGATCACAGAGAGCTTGTCCTTTGTCCACTGCTGTCTCAACCCCTTGCTCTATGCTTTTGTGAAGAAACGGTTCAGGGCATATTTGTGGAAGATCCCTCAGGCCATTTTCAGGAGAGGCGCTTTCTTCCCCACCCAGGAGTCCCAGACGAGCCCCTCTGGCAGCAGATACCCAGTTGAGATAGAAATCTTGAGCATCACAAATGCATCATAA